One genomic region from Branchiostoma lanceolatum isolate klBraLanc5 chromosome 7, klBraLanc5.hap2, whole genome shotgun sequence encodes:
- the LOC136438616 gene encoding uncharacterized protein F13E9.13, mitochondrial-like, translating to MQRFQKVFGRLQAAAIGMVHVGALPGTPRSSATVGQLIDKACQEAEIYKRAGLDAVMVENMHDVPYLLGGDVGPEVTATMTAVCREVRRVCPRVPCGVQVLSAANKQALAVALAAGLDFVRVEGFVFSHVADEGFLNSCAGDLLRYRTMIGADSIMVFTDIKKKHSSHAITADVSIADTARAAEFFLSDGVIVTGTETGRPVDSKELKEVQQAVDIPVLVGSGVSTENLPTYLRANGLIVGSYFKKNGRWQNEVDLDRVDRFMDRLSTLRQKLR from the exons ATGCAGCGGTTCCAGAAGGTGTTTGGGCGGCTGCAGGCGGCCGCCATCGGCATGGTTCATGTAGGGGCACTACCAG GGACACCAAGAAGCAGTGCAACTGTTGGTCAGCTGATTGACAAGGCCTGTCAAGAGGCAGAGATATACAAGAGAGCAGGATTG GATGCTGTGATGGTTGAAAACATGCACGACGTGCCATACTTGTTGGGCGGTGATGTTGGCCCCGAGGTGACGGCTACCATGACAGCGGTGTGCCGAGAGGTCCGGCGAGTGTGTCCGCGTGTACCGTGCGGCGTGCAGGTTCTGTCAGCGGCCAACAAACAGGCTCTGGCTGTAGCTCTTGCTGCAG GTCTGGACTTTGTGCGTGTGGAAGGGTTTGTGTTCTCCCATGTAGCAGACGAGGGGTTTTTAAACAGCTGTGCTGGTGACCTGCTGCGGTACAGGACAATGATTGGTGCAGACAGCATCATGGTCTTTACTGACATCAAGaagaaacacag CTCCCATGCCATAACTGCAGATGTGAGCATTGCTGACACAGCACGCGCAGCAGAGTTCTTCCTATCTGATGGTGTCATAGTCACAGGCACAGAGACGGGCAGACCAGTGGACAGCAAGGAACTCAAAG AGGTTCAGCAGGCTGTGGACATTCCAGTGCTGGTGGGGTCTGGAGTCAGCACAGAGAACCTCCCGACATATCTCAGGGCCAACGGACTGATAGTCGGGTCCTACTTCAAGAAAAATGGGCGTTGGCAGAATGAG